A genome region from Planctomycetota bacterium includes the following:
- a CDS encoding DegT/DnrJ/EryC1/StrS aminotransferase family protein, translated as MRKIAIPHSRPTLGRAEARAVLRVLRSGQIGGGPEVELFEREMERFLGGGYATAVHTGTAALHLALLGLGLRPGDRVVLPSYVCAAVLHAVRYVGARPVLADVSPETGNLDPADVRRRAGRGARALVVPHMFGRRAPLEELRRLGLPIVEDCAMALGGGVGRGGDVSVFSFYATKMIATGHGGMVVARDRRVAARVRDLVSYDNRDDDRLRYNYRMSALAAALGRAQLARVPEFVKRRRRIAEYYCRALGLGRPPRDHLFYRFVLRVGPVERFVRFMAARAIECKRPVYRPLHRLWASAAGEFPGAEELHRAWASIPIYPSLGVRERRRVVEAVGAFLAQAP; from the coding sequence ATGCGCAAGATCGCCATCCCCCATTCGCGGCCGACGCTCGGGCGGGCCGAGGCGCGCGCGGTGCTTCGGGTCCTCCGGAGCGGCCAGATCGGCGGCGGGCCGGAGGTGGAGCTTTTCGAGCGCGAGATGGAGCGCTTCCTGGGGGGCGGCTACGCCACGGCGGTTCACACGGGCACGGCGGCGCTCCATCTGGCGCTTCTGGGATTGGGGCTGAGGCCCGGCGACCGGGTCGTGCTGCCGAGCTACGTCTGCGCTGCGGTGCTCCACGCGGTCCGATACGTGGGCGCGCGGCCGGTTCTGGCGGATGTGTCCCCCGAAACGGGCAACCTGGATCCGGCGGACGTGCGGCGCCGCGCGGGGCGGGGGGCGCGGGCGCTCGTCGTCCCGCACATGTTCGGGCGGCGGGCGCCGCTGGAGGAGCTCCGCCGGCTGGGCCTTCCCATCGTGGAGGACTGCGCGATGGCCCTGGGCGGCGGCGTCGGTCGCGGCGGCGACGTGTCGGTTTTTTCCTTTTATGCCACCAAGATGATCGCCACCGGCCACGGCGGGATGGTCGTGGCGCGGGATCGGCGCGTCGCCGCCCGGGTGCGCGATCTCGTGTCCTACGACAACCGCGACGACGACCGCCTGCGGTACAACTACCGGATGAGCGCCCTGGCGGCGGCGCTCGGGCGGGCGCAGCTGGCGCGCGTGCCCGAATTCGTCAAGCGGCGCCGCCGGATCGCCGAGTATTACTGTAGGGCGCTCGGACTGGGGCGGCCGCCGCGGGATCACCTGTTTTACCGGTTCGTTCTGCGCGTGGGGCCCGTCGAGCGCTTCGTGCGGTTCATGGCCGCGCGCGCGATCGAGTGCAAGCGGCCGGTCTACCGGCCTCTGCACCGCCTGTGGGCGTCCGCGGCGGGGGAGTTTCCGGGTGCGGAAGAACTTCATCGGGCGTGGGCGTCGATTCCGATCTATCCTTCCCTCGGCGTTCGGGAACGCCGCCGCGTGGTGGAAGCGGTGGGCGCGTTCCTGGCCCAAGCGCCTTAA
- a CDS encoding acetyl ornithine aminotransferase family protein, with protein MKARTRPAKALPNSSFAPRIVVPPPGPKARRILERDRRVITPAYTRAYPFVMDRGEGSFAWDPDGNRYLDFTAGVAVNALGHAHPEIVRAVEAQARRFLHMAGTDFYYEVMAAFAEKLCDSVPGDFPKQCFLANSGTEAIEAALKLARYATRRTRLIAFYGCFHGRSMGSLSLTASKAVQRRHFGPLLPDVSHAPFGDLEFIEKYLFRKTTPPEDVAAIFVEPIQGEGGYHVAPPGFLAGLRKLCDRHGILLVADEIQTGLGRTGRLWAVEHDGVIPDILCCAKPVGGGLPLGAMVARKDLQTWPPGAHANTFGGNPLACAAGLKTIELLRSGLLENVRAMGDYLGARLSELAEEFPHVASPRGRGLMRAVDIVHGRSGAPDPERRNRVVQAAFRRGLLLLGCGETGIRFLPALNIEKGHVDAAVAVLREALSASS; from the coding sequence ATGAAGGCGAGGACGCGGCCCGCGAAGGCTCTCCCGAATTCCTCCTTCGCGCCGCGGATCGTCGTCCCCCCTCCCGGCCCCAAGGCGCGGCGCATCCTCGAGCGCGACCGGCGCGTCATCACCCCGGCCTACACGCGCGCCTACCCCTTCGTCATGGACCGCGGGGAGGGCTCCTTCGCCTGGGATCCCGACGGGAACCGCTACCTCGACTTCACCGCCGGAGTCGCCGTCAACGCCCTGGGCCACGCCCACCCCGAGATTGTCCGCGCCGTCGAAGCCCAGGCGCGCCGCTTCCTCCACATGGCCGGCACGGATTTCTACTACGAGGTCATGGCGGCCTTCGCCGAAAAGCTCTGCGACTCCGTGCCCGGCGACTTTCCCAAACAGTGCTTCCTGGCCAATTCCGGAACCGAGGCGATCGAGGCCGCGCTGAAACTGGCCCGCTACGCCACCCGCCGCACGCGTCTGATCGCCTTCTACGGCTGCTTCCACGGCCGTTCGATGGGCTCGCTTTCCCTCACGGCCTCGAAAGCCGTCCAGCGGCGCCACTTCGGGCCGCTCCTTCCGGACGTGTCGCACGCCCCGTTCGGGGATCTCGAGTTCATCGAGAAGTACCTCTTCCGCAAGACCACGCCGCCCGAGGACGTGGCGGCGATCTTCGTGGAGCCCATCCAGGGCGAGGGCGGCTACCACGTCGCGCCCCCCGGATTTCTCGCGGGGCTGCGCAAGCTCTGCGACCGCCACGGGATCCTTCTCGTGGCCGACGAGATCCAGACCGGTCTCGGGCGGACCGGCCGCCTGTGGGCGGTCGAGCACGACGGCGTGATTCCGGACATCCTCTGCTGCGCCAAGCCCGTCGGCGGGGGCCTTCCCCTGGGCGCGATGGTCGCGCGCAAGGATCTTCAGACGTGGCCTCCGGGCGCCCACGCGAACACCTTCGGCGGAAATCCCCTGGCCTGCGCCGCGGGTCTGAAGACGATCGAGCTCCTCCGGTCCGGGCTTCTCGAAAACGTCCGCGCGATGGGAGACTATCTGGGCGCGCGCCTGTCGGAGCTGGCGGAAGAGTTCCCGCACGTGGCCTCCCCGCGGGGGCGGGGTCTCATGCGGGCGGTGGACATCGTCCACGGCCGCTCCGGAGCTCCCGACCCCGAGCGCCGCAACCGGGTCGTGCAGGCCGCCTTCCGCCGCGGCCTGCTCCTCCTCGGATGCGGCGAGACCGGCATCCGTTTTCTCCCCGCGCTCAACATCGAAAAGGGGCACGTGGACGCGGCCGTCGCCGTCCTCCGCGAGGCCCTGTCCGCCTCGTCATGA